The Podospora bellae-mahoneyi strain CBS 112042 chromosome 7, whole genome shotgun sequence genome includes a window with the following:
- a CDS encoding hypothetical protein (EggNog:ENOG503PGKV) — protein MPSCKPACITSWLFLDRERSHPAIRCVTGVSQQCRISVRSSPLPRNDRISPQNSSLGSLAGSIWGSCPFVRPSSSTEFHVGVEGERRGGPSNTSHPATPQLSATLEPHSPQPGLTCSARPPNRAALVGRVQTDKPKPLLLLFSLFFFSSFRFCSLSFLSSLWLCASVLYRHQSPRRHTLRHALQRLPESRLLITRKSTKSSLSSSSSSKSKHSHSSDNHEEGGHKIPYVFLGSIAAASFLAHKYWPKGYVYGDKEDWELSKYERRAREKLQAAKAAKRGKVKEREVKSYSPPPPAHDGREARRGGYAYKGPPPVSHRREVYKEQEEGEVYSNPGSRRGSLRGAAPRGRIDPRGYYNDDDREYTRGLSEYAVAPSVLRSKSQSGGDQFYSDVAPSRDRSLPPRRASSVANEEYYMTPAIGPAASRNRDSHYPPPPPRSYVSGRELSRPRYLIEEPRAGPSLLARPESMRGRELQRRPYYDEEVVALRAPREEVVYLYRDAPSARSRRASVDLGAGRNRAFDWDYR, from the exons ATGCCTTCTTGCAAACCTGCGTGCATTACGTCTTGGCTCTTTCTCGATAGAGAGAGGTCTCATCCGGCCATCCGTTGTGTGACGGGAGTCTCACAACAGTGTCGTATAAGTGTTCGCTCAAGCCCACTCCCGAGAAACGATAGAATATCGCCACAAAATTCTTCGTTGGGCAGCCTGGCCGGTTCTATTTGGGGCAGTTGCCCATTTGTCCGACCATCCTCCAGCACTGAGTTTCATGTCGGTGTAGAAGGCGAGCGGCGCGGAGGGCCATCCAACACCTCTCACCCTGCTACACCTCAGCTCTCAGCAACACTCGAGCCTCATTCACCGCAGCCTGGTTTGACCTGCTCTGCTCGCCCGCCAAACCGGGCGGCCTTGGTTGGAAGGGTGCAGACAGACAAACCTAAACCTCTGCTCCTGctgttttctctttttttcttttcgtcttttAGATTTTGTTCTCTCTCGTTTTTGTCTTCTCTTTGGCTATGTGCATCGGTTCTTTACCGACATCAATCACCACGCCGACACACCCTCCGACACGCCCTCCAACGACTCCCCGAGTCTCGCCTCTTGATAACTCGCAAG TCAACCAAatcctcactctcctcctcttcttcttccaagTCCAAACACAGCCACTCCTCCGACAACCacgaagaaggaggccacAAGATCCCCTACGTTTTCCTAGGCTCCATagccgccgcctccttcctcgcaCACAAATACTGGCCTAAAGGTTACGTCTACGGCGACAAGGAAGACTGGGAGCTGTCCAAATACGAGAGAAGGGCCAGGGAGAAATTGCAGGCCGCAAAGGCCGCCAAGAGGGGCAAGGTAAAAGAGAGGGAAGTTAAGAGTTACAgtcccccaccaccggcgcACGACGGCAGGGAGGCGAGAAGGGGTGGGTATGCCTATAAAGGGCCACCTCCGGTATCCCACAGGAGGGAAGTGTATAAagaacaggaggagggggaggtgtacAGCAACCCCGGAAGTAGAAGAGGAAGCCTGAGAGGTGCCGCCCCCCGGGGAAGAATCGATCCGAGAGGTTACtacaacgacgacgacagagAGTATACTAGAGGTCTCTCCGAATATGCCGTCGCTCCCTCGGTCCTGCGGAGTAAGAGCCAAAGCGGGGGAGACCAATTCTACTCTGACGTTGCGCCCTCTCGGGACCGatcccttcctccccgtcgCGCCTCCTCTGTTGCGAACGAAGAATATTACATGACACCGGCCATCGGTCCAGCGGCCAGCCGGAATAGAGATAGTCACTACCCCCCGCCACCTCCGCGAAGTTATGTTTctgggagggagttgagcAGACCGAGATACCTGATTGAAGAGCCCCGAGCTGGACCGTCCTTGCTTGCCAGGCCAGAAAGCATGAGGGGTAGGGAGTTGCAGAGGAGGCCATACTATGATGAAGAGGTTGTAGCCCTGAGGGCTCcgagagaggaggttgtgTATTTGTACCGGGATGCGCCATCagcaagaagcagaagggCGTCTGTTGACCTGGGGGCTGGGAGGAATAGGGCATTTGACTGGGATTATCGGTGA
- a CDS encoding hypothetical protein (EggNog:ENOG503NWTJ; COG:O) codes for MAETASPVVMVATPAHRPLHPFFTPNRMTPHALESEAAESSPISTPITAKDSSKTEDDTAVNQALESGGKKRRNVNSSDALEAEEPQKQKANKRARVSGASIIASLFTKVKQSEPCPTDTPELVGKHEGSSATQPSSNDTSSTAASTEPSAPGPTASKPKKLLLFDPKTGTIGPPPVPKATPTVQGSVAAGEKQAPKKRSRKPKAMVVCIKYGTDMETRTRIGTRINSILSVTPAQPAVESEPAQASGTEKTYPTASKTAAPTSSKLTHPFFLGKAKKQEAVPEDVKPSEPTSPRPTKTKSKIFGSTPFSPKKPRTAQVHKAPLPQFGVKNLGLKFPGAKQPAWPWQGMVHIRGDEDEPEAIGRPETHVAEDNLCLLAARKSKGLSVKVPLAESVLALIAMTLNIESLVKNIRNINTDVVVPPPPELRLPQKHFESGSKLQARILPELKTFQTSAPGKKGTQRTLFTEDTGGKAQPPAQLSLLFASISSSLSAFDQSQCETANWVQKYAPTCAVEVLQPGQEAFLLKEWLQALVVQSVDTGSKDDKVSPRSKAKHGKKKRRRRLDGFIVSSDNEDYGLDDFSGDEADWTASGARGILRKTVIRSLSLGKGEKMANTLIISGPPGCGKTTMVHAVANELNFEIFEINSSTRRAGKDVLAKIGDMTRNHHVRQHESSTSGDSNDAKGEDETAADIKSGKQSTMASFFKTNPAVAAKPKSSTVASGETAAPTDVKKGSSRSQRQSLILLEEVDVLYDEDKQFWSTVVDLITQSRRPFIITCNDETLVPLHTLRMHGIFRLSPPPRDLAVDRLILIAANEGHALARQAVETLYDSRDCDIRAATMDLQYWCQMGVGDRRGGFDWFYPRWPKGVDLDENQEVVRVVSEGTYQPGMNLLARDSIVSDKTTPLQAEEELLEQAWESWGVDIGNWEDTLRLGTWAEKINPVSATPAGRLGALEAFGEMTEALSVADICSLGSFATHKEETMDATLPGLSEKAQGDFVQGLSHLDSPCTTHYDSLVTSLPLTIKSLAKASLKKRIEALQDQSADEFCPLTESQAVQCLQTSFTSHTPGSMAITRMDFAFAFDNIATPESSSAIPASYLDPSVFDRTLKLIVLDVAPYVRGIVAYEQSLQKQRLKMSSLLSEGGKGTQGTKRMRTTRAALSAMEGGSRSNKRGERWFKAELNPYLVARTGGKGWNPGLDLDELPIPPSPLKRSPMKSSAGEGTSPEASPVKPKKAVGKRGRKPKVQKIVVDEEDTAGEV; via the exons ATGGCCGAGACTGCATCTCCAGTAGTCATGGTTGCAACTCCAGCTCACCGACCCCTACACCCTTTCTTCACACCAAACCGTATGACCCCGCATGCCCTCGAAAGTGAGGCTGCCGAATCCTCCCCTATATCGACTCCGATCACCGCAAAGGACAGCAGTAAAACAGAAGATGATACGGCGGTGAATCAAGCCCTCGAAAGTGGGGGCAAAAAGAGACGCAATGTGAACAGTAGTGACGCACTGGAAGCCGAGGAGCCGCAGAAACAAAAGGCAAACAAACGGGCGAGGGTCTCTGGGGCTAGTATCATTGCCAGTCTCTTCACCAAAGTCAAGCAAAGCGAACCATGTCCAACAGATACGCCAGAGCTTGTGGGTAAGCATGAGGGTTCGTCTGCAACGCAACCAAGCAGTAACGACACCTCCAGCACTGCCGCTTCAACGGAACCCTCAGCGCCAGGACCAACTGCATCGAAGCCCAAAAAACTCTTGCTTTTTGATCCCAAGACTGGAACAATCGGCCCTCCTCCAGTACCCAAGGCGACACCAACGGTGCAGGGATCTGTTGCGGCGGGTGAAAAACAGGCCCCCAAGAAACGTAGCAGGAAGCCAAAGGCAATGGTAGTGTGCATCAAATATGGAACAGACATGGAAACTCGGACTCGAATCGGCACGCGCATCAATTCTATACTGTCAGTCACACCTGCACAGCCGGCAGTTGAATCTGAACCCGCGCAGGCATCTGGCACGGAGAAGACATACCCCACGGCTTCAAAGACAGCagctccaacatcatccaaATTGACACATCCATTCTTTCTCGGCAAGGCCAAAAAGCAGGAGGCGGTACCCGAAGATGTCAAGCCCAGTGAACCGACCTCGCCCCGGCCTACCAAGACCAAGTCAAAAATATTCGGCTCAACGCCTTTCTCGCCTAAGAAGCCACGGACCGCGCAGGTGCACAAAGCCCCTCTACCTCAGTTCGGCGTCAAGAACCTGGGCCTCAAATTCCCGGGGGCCAAGCAGCCAGCATGGCCGTGGCAGGGAATGGTGCATATTCGAGGCGATGAGGACGAGCCTGAGGCGATCGGAAGACCAGAGACCCATGTGGCAGAGGACAATCTGTGTTTATTGGCAGCTCGGAAGTCAAAGGGCCTTTCTGTCAAGGTGCCCCTTGCTGAGTCAGTGTTGGCCCTCATAGCCATGACCTTGAACATAGAATCCCTTGTCAAAAACATTCGTAATATCAATACGGATGTAGtcgtccctcctcctccggagCTGCGGCTTCCTCAGAAACATTTTGAGAGTGGAAGTAAGCTTCAGGCACGTATCCTTCCGGAGCTCAAAACTTTCCAGACATCTGCACCAGGCAAGAAGGGGACTCAGCGTACACTCTTTACTGAAGACACGGGCGGAAAAGCTCAGCCACCAGCTCAGctctcccttctttttgcgtcaatctcttcctctctttctGCATTCGACCAGTCCCAGTGTGAGACGGCAAATTGGGTCCAAAAGTACGCCCCCACATGCGCTGTCGAGGTTCTCCAGCCTGGCCAAGAGGCTTTTCTCCTGAAGGAATGGCTGCAAGCACTGGTGGTGCAGTCAGTTGACACAGGGTCAAAAGATGACAAAGTCAGTCCACGGTCCAAGGCGAAGcatgggaagaagaagcgacGCAGAAGGCTCGACGGGTTCATCGTCTCTAGTGACAATGAGGACTATGGGCTCGATGACTTCTCTGGCGACGAAGCAGACTGGACTGCTAGTGGCGCCAGGGGCATCTTGAGAAAGACGGTCATCCGGTCTCTGAGTTTGGGCAAGGGCGAAAAGATGGCCAATACACTTATCATCAGCGGTCCCCCGGGCTGTGGCAAAACGACCATGGTTCATGCAGTTGCAAATGAGCTGAACTTTGAAATCTTTGAGATTAATTCCAGCACGAGACGAGCTGGAAAGGACGTGCTCGCCAAGATTGGTGACATGACCAGAAATCATCATGTCCGGCAGCATGAGTCCAGTACCTCGGGAGACAGCAATGACGCCAAGGGTGAGGACGAAACTGCAGCCGATATAAAGTCGGGCAAGCAGTCTACCATGGCTTCATTCTTCAAAACAAATCCGGCGGTGGCTGCAAAACCAAAATCATCAACAGTCGCGTCAGGTgagacagcagcaccaacagaTGTTAAGAAGGGTTCTTCTAGAAGCCAAAGGCAGTCCTTGAttctgctggaggaggttgatgttctTTATGATGAGGACAAGCAGTTTTGGTCAACAGTGGTTGACCTTATCACACAGTCCCGACGTCCCTTCATCATTACGTGCAATGATGAGACTCTGGTTCCTTTACACACCTTGAGGATGCATGGCATCTTCCGGCTCAGCCCACCCCCGAGAGATCTTGCCGTTGACCGTCTCATTCTTATTGCAGCAAATGAGGGTCATGCGCTTGCCCGCCAGGCTGTCGAGACACTCTACGACTCACGAGATTGCGACATCCGTGCGGCCACAATGGACCTCCAGTACTGGTGTCAGATGGGAGTTGGTGACCGCAGAGGAGGGTTTGACTGGTTTTATCCTCGCTGGCCAAAAGGGGTGGACCTTGACGAGAACCAGGAGGTAGTTCGGGTCGTCAGTGAGGGCACCTACCAGCCAGGCATGAACCTGTTGGCGAGGGACAGCATTGTCAGTGACAAGACAACACCCCTgcaggcagaggaggaactTCTTGAGCAAGCTTGGGAGAGCTGGGGCGTTGATATCGGGAACTGGGAGGACACGCTTCGTCTTGGTACTTGGGCGGAAAAGATCAATCCCGTCAGCGCAACCCCCGCTGGGCGGCTTGGTGCTCTTGAGGCCTTTGGTGAGATGACAGAGGCCTTGAGCGTGGCTGACATCTGCTCACTGGGGTCATTCGCCACGCACAAAGAG GAAACAATGGATGCCACACTGCCCGGGCTCTCCGAAAAGGCCCAGGGCGACTTTGTCCAGGGGCTTTCTCATCTTGATTCGCCCTGTACCACTCACTATGACTCCCTCGTAACTTCCTTGCCATTGACGATCAAGTCTCTTGCCAAGGCCTCTCTCAAAAAAAGGATAGAGGCGCTACAGGATCAGTCGGCCGACGAGTTTTGCCCTCTAACCGAATCACAAGCGGTTCAGTGTCTTCAAACGAGCTTCACGTCTCACACACCAGGATCGATGGCTATCACGCGCATGGACTTTGCGTTTGCCTTTGACAATATCGCAACCCCAGAATCGTCCTCCGCCATCCCGGCATCCTATCTCGACCCATCTGTGTTTGACAGAACGCTGAAActcatcgtcctcgacgTGGCCCCATATGTCCGTGGCATTGTGGCCTATGAGCAATCCCTCCAGAAGCAGAGACTGAAGATGAGCAGTCTTCTTAGCGAAGGCGGGAAAGGAACTCAAGGCACGAAGCGGATGCGGACGACAAGAGCTGCTTTGTCTGCAATGGAGGGTGGATCGAGGAGCAACAAACGGGGTGAGAGGTGGTTTAAAGCCGAGTTGAACCCTTATTTGGTAGCCAGGACAGGCGGGAAAGGGTGGAACCCCGGGCTGGATCTTGACGAGCTTCCAATTCCGCCAAGTCCGCTGAAGAGGAGTCCGATGAAGAGCTCTGCCGGGGAAGGGACGTCTCCCGAAGCATCTCCAGTCAAGCCGAAGAAGGCCGTGGGGAAACGGGGTAGAAAGCCCAAAGTCCAGAAAATTGTTGTAGATGAGGAGGACACGGCAGGTGAAGTATGA
- a CDS encoding hypothetical protein (EggNog:ENOG503NXVC), with product MVSKLQIHTPYVLTTLAAPFADSQGTGRHVAGEVFGQKQGLKRKKRSELAVAIDGVAVTIYDVLSSQQVISHDVSTESVFTCPPYSLRWRPSSGKSASRYTYVSATTSKEKQITLFKEEISTSQATAVSSLSHTPRTKTPIVHLCAGAAHTSPHSVPGDELPNHEIIAVASDGTIIGLDGETLDEKWSTAPTVLVQGLASGSGSHLQVDFVQATTAADVVDGLFGGKNELFGVFKENVSRDGFNPDILLIITSSKTPENVAQQNLHVLALPSGRQAQSIFVTRLPSFPASTEYQLDARSGTLQTLANGLLSSYTFSSGSPRLETKLQIPGMSSFLRISKTSVLAATPESFSIYNPIFRSLQAATPANSEGDCQLISYFGARDVAVGLHGSSLIAVQVEAPKNRNTKRRAEGLLTDAIRRGLPREQSETKRARAEHHSSAVLEQALPGVLSETMSAEWRNGVANAEKLLAAEDLRAWEEFLASIFKVQIKPIEAQEAGSAATNGIIASPQLPEWIWPSSRAEYAHVDRRWIFYAISKVFAWNQPAADSEEPRMSCPLAASSVLNYLVDAGHLSTSNVKSAFKDETCELDNVDDIIGAELPPLLAQVDPTMALLLEYLSGTQLGPTELVSAVKLLLHSLDVDETPSSPEQKRLKGVAEKSADEDNDDIKMELDKAEEELQITEVHLSGHRFRGLGVAFSKLAACPAVSTVQSLRRLFKPEQIIGLLNVLRAELIKDGWTSDYREEIEAPPDGSLQLIADLMTRCIDAVGLGGWMAFDGVLANSASHEDAADYFARFNHEIDSALQGIHDAIYLQSMLAEATRYAKRARRALLDAGKGMPTTVQFTEQLPVGLKTDARISTERIRSGGEIVQRSSRDIGQAISRRRAVYSVQRIPEELLLGVRGSHETVVQEAK from the exons ATGGTGTCCAAACTACAGATACACACTCCCTATGTGTTGACTACCCTTGCCGCCCCCTTCGCCGACTCCCAGGGCACCGGTCGCCATGTTGCAGGCGAGGTTTTTGGACAGAAGCAAGGACTCAAGCGCAAGAAACGATCAGAGCTTGCCGTGGCCATTGACGGCGTCGCTGTCACTATCTACGAT GTTCTCTCCTCCCAGCAGGTCATATCTCACGATGTCTCGACAGAATCAGTCTTCACATGCCCCCCCTACTCGCTCAGATGGAGACCGTCTTCCGGGAAGAGCGCTTCTCGATACACATATGTTTCAGCTACCACGtccaaggagaagcagatCACACTGTTCAAGGAGGAAATTTCTACGTCCCAGGCCACAGCAGTGTCAAGCTTGTCGCATACGCCTCGAACCAAGACACCCATCGTCCATCTTTGCGCCGGCGCAGCTCATACTTCTCCACACTCGGTACCGGGCGATGAGCTCCCAAACCACGAAATAATTGCCGTGGCTTCCGACGGCACCATCATTGGCCTTGATGGGGAAACGCTTGACGAGAAGTGGTCAACTGCGCCTACCGTGCTTGTTCAAGGGCTTGCTTCTGGTTCGGGATCGCATCTTCAGGTTGACTTTGTCCAGGCCACCACCGCGGCTGATGTTGTCGATGGCCTGTTTGGTGGTAAGAACGAGCTGTTTGGCGTTTTCAAGGAAAATGTGAGCCGCGATGGGTTCAATCCggatatcctcctcatcatcacgTCGTCCAAAACGCCCGAGAACGTCGCCCAGCAAAACCTGCACGTTCTTGCTCTTCCGTCAGGGAGACAGGCGCAGTCGATCTTTGTGACTCGGCTCCCAAGTTTCCCGGCTTCGACCGAATATCAGCTCGATGCGAGATCCGGCACACTGCAGACCTTGGCCAACGGGCTACTCTCCAGTTACACCTTCAGCTCCGGCAGCCCGCGCCTTGAGACTAAGCTACAGATCCCCGGCATGAGCTCGTTTCTTCGAATCTCCAAGACGTCTGTCCTCGCCGCTACGCCCGAGTCCTTTTCCATCTACAACCCCATCTTTCGCTCTCTCCAAGCTGCCACCCCTGCCAACTCCGAAGGTGATTGTCAACTCATTTCCTACTTTGGCGCCCGGGATGTTGCGGTTGGCTTGCACGGATCAAGCCTCATTGCCGTACAGGTTGAGGCGCCCAAGAACCGCAACACGAAGCGTCGTGCAGAGGGGTTATTGACGGATGCGATTCGCCGCGGTTTACCTCGTGAACAATCCGAAACAAAACGAGCTCGCGCGGAGCACCATTCTTCAGCAGTTCTCGAACAAGCCCTGCCTGGTGTGCTATCTGAAACCATGTCTGCTGAATGGAGAAATGGCGTGGCCAACGCGGAGAAGCTTCTTGCCGCCGAAGATTTGCGTGCCTGGGAAGAGTTCCTCGCCAGTATTTTCAAAGTTCAAATCAAGCCGATCGAAGCTCAGGAAGCTGGCTCTGCTGCTACAAATGGCATCATCGCCAGTCCTCAGCTACCAGAATGGATCTGGCCCTCTTCCAGAGCCGAATATGCGCATGTCGACAGGCGCTGGATATTTTACGCCATCAGCAAAGTGTTTGCGTGGAATCAGCCGGCTGCCGACTCGGAGGAACCTAGAATGTCTTGCCCACTTGCTGCGAGCAGTGTTCTTAACTATCTGGTAGATGCTGGCCACTTGTCCACCTCCAATGTCAAATCAGCCTTCAAGGATGAGACGTGCGAGTTGGACAATGTCGACGATATTATTGGAGCGGAGCTGCCCCCCCTTCTTGCTCAAGTCGACCCCACGATGGCGTTACTCCTTGAGTACTTGTCAGGAACTCAGCTTGGCCCCACAGAGCTTGTTTCCGCTGTCAAGTTGCTTCTCCACAGCCTGGACGTGGATGAAACCCCGTCCAGTCCGGAACAGAAACGTCTGAAGGGCGTCGCCGAAAAGAGTGCTGATGAGGATAATGACGACATCAAGATGGAACTCGAcaaggctgaagaagaactCCAGATCACCGAGGTGCATCTGAGTGGGCACCGTTTCCGAGGACTCGGTGTGGCATTTAGCAAGTTGGCTGCTTGCCCAGCAGTGAGCACTGTCCAGAGCCTTCGGCGTCTGTTCAAACCCGAGCAGATCATCGGGCTACTTAATGTGTTGCGGGCCGAACTCATCAAAGATGGCTGGACGTCGGATTATCGGGAGGAAATCGAGGCGCCCCCAGACGGAAGCCTGCAGCTCATCGCGGATCTCATGACCAGATGCATAGACGCGGTCGGCCTGGGCGGTTGGATGGCGTTTGACGGTGTGCTCGCCAACTCGGCCAGCCACGAAGATGCGGCTGACTACTTTGCGCGGTTCAATCACGAAATCGACTCCGCCTTGCAAGGCATTCACGACGCTATCTATCTGCAAAGCATGCTGGCCGAGGCCACCAGGTACGCAAAGAGGGCCCGTCGGGCGCTTTTGGACGCCGGCAAGGGAATGCCCACAACGGTGCAGTTCACAGAGCAGCTGCCGGTAGGGCTCAAGACAGATGCCAGGATATCTACGGAAAGGATCAGGTCGGGCGGAGAAATTGTCCAGCGCAGCAGCCGAGATATTGGCCAGGCCATCAGTCGGAGGAGGGCCGTTTACTCGGTGCAGCGGATACCGGAAGAGCTGTTGTTGGGCGTGAGGGGATCACACGAAACCGTTGTGCAGGAAGCCAAGTAA
- a CDS encoding hypothetical protein (EggNog:ENOG503P2ET), with protein sequence MTVANGRVLRVESVDALAQQLYRRSRTAGSDFSKLSKAVGSLQRVLKHLRDEVQDADSLLNQPGSANHDNPNGVYHEELTRLVQESDYTIKQVSTIIEKYGGASAVSNGMGVESRDSSRAPDEDPTEKALKIDLVRERVVSQKAKLVHFLDMVQLHNPSKLHHSLVKLDNNSQMEDIKNKVDIVANRLFQKRRGSPVGEHQEELWQEFKIELENEGFSSDVLRNNKEVLRAYIRELESHKAPQDGTPPSVRGLLEWGTQLPMGEQGASSSYPVPNPDPRPNHGDAPISNEGRRRIPTSDTEKTLQVHRHLQPPAISNYSSHLSYDYCTSSESSDSDSSPVSQTVLISTRDILTLDLYEVNKMPGRLGSRGPPPNYNLSPGTSPGNRYLPPGVQPLQIPGADAISYDGQYSRPPRYASPSSQFPPPYNRALSPSSSTVTPPPPYTSQVSLSAPHAGNDLSYHQHQQQQARQHSNLAPDGRGKQIPLDATWTRIKRSLVSPVVLERAGVRYEARPTFVAVLGKLSPEQITEYARQTAEVRNARGPFNAPSEIYEPPNRAHPRGYPEGRRMRGGGGARIRSNNNPPQPAHWDDGDSSDDQRDYRQEAARTKYIPRGYTPDKYRPEDNGARAHPIIISPPDSGYGEGSRISPSATVEPKPILKQNHVRFNDGPRDISPGYYTDRSHREKGRRRSERDNQDRDGRARDNRSGDRDSRAREQREREREREREREREREKDRPRRGSSRDRERERERERERDRERERRSRQYTDRDRDRDRYSRENSNGNRYRDRSREDDRSALRKSHWKETAGAIGVGGAAATLLSVLTDAVQYL encoded by the exons ATGACGGTTGCGAACGGCCGCGTGTTGCGCGTCGAGTCGGTCGATGCCCTTGCACAACAGTTGTATCGCCGTTCTCGGACTGCTGGCTCGGATTTCAGCAAACTGAGCAAGGCTGTTGGCAGTCTCCAAAGGGTCCTCAAGCACCTACGCGACGAGGTCCAGGACGCCGACTCCCTTCTCAACCAACCGGGATCGGCCAATCATGACAATCCAAATGGCGTCTATCATGAGGAGCTAACCAGGCTCGTCCAGGAGAGCGACTACACCATCAAGCAGGTCAGCACGATTATCGAAAAATATGGTGGTGCCAGCGCTGTCTCGAATGGCATGGGAGTCGAGAGCCGGGATTCCTCCAGGGCCCCTGATGAAGACCCAACCGAAAAGGCACTCAAGATTGACCTGGTCAGGGAGCGCGTGGTCTCCCAAAAGGCCAAACTTGTCCACTTTCTGGACATGGTGCAGCTACACAACCCATCAAAGCTGCATCATTCGCTGGTGAAATTAGACAACAACTCGCAGATGGAAGacatcaagaacaaggtgGATATCGTTGCCAACCGCTTGTTTCAAAAAAGACGAGGTTCACCAGTGGGAGAGCACCAAGAAGAGCTGTGGCAAGAGTTCAAGATCGAGCTCGAAAACGAGGGGTTCTCGTCAGACGTCCTCCGCAACAACAAG GAAGTCCTTCGGGCATACATACGTGAGCTCGAATCGCACAAAGCCCCTCAGGATGGAACACCCCCTTCTGTTCGCGGACTGCTCGAATGGGGCACCCAACTGCCAATGGGAGAGCAGGGTGCTTCCTCATCCTACCCAGTGCCCAACCCGGACCCAAGACCCAACCATGGTGATGCCCCCATTAGTAACGAGGGACGACGACGGATCCCGACCTCGGACACAGAGAAAACCCTTCAAGTCCATCGACATTTACAACCTCCTGCCATCTCTAACTATTCATCACATCTCAGCTATGACTACTGCACATCATCTGAATCCTCCGACTCCGATTCTAGCCCTGTTTCTCAAACAGTTTTGATATCAACGCGAGATATTCTCACCCTTGACTTGTACGAAGTTAACAAGATGCCTGGACGCCTGGGCTCACGCGGCCCACCACCCAACTACAACCTGTCTCCTGGAACATCGCCAGGAAATCGGTATTTGCCTCCTGGGGTTCAGCCACTGCAGATCCCTGGAGCAGATGCCATCTCTTACGATGGCCAGTACTCGAGGCCTCCTCGATACGCTTCGCCATCCTCTCAGTTCCCGCCCCCTTACAACAGAGCCTTGTCCCCAAGTTCATCGACCGTgacgccaccgcctccctaCACCAGCCAAGTGTCGCTCTCGGCCCCTCATGCCGGGAATGATCTTTCTtatcaccaacatcagcagcaacaagctcGGCAGCACAGTAACCTAGCCCCCGATGGTCGAGGCAAACAGATCCCACTGGACGCGACCTGGACCAGAATCAAGCGCAGCCTTGTATCGCCTGTCGTTCTCGAGAGAGCTGGTGTGCGTTACGAGGCCAGACCGACCTTTGTTGCAGTCCTTGGCAAGCTGTCCCCCGAGCAAATCACCGAGTATGCCAGACAGACTGCCGAAGTCCGAAACGCAAGAGGCCCATTCAATGCTCCAAGCGAGATCTATGAACCCCCCAACCGAGCACACCCTCGAGGATACCCCGAGGGCCGAAGGATGcgtggaggcggaggtgcAAGAATTCggagcaacaacaacccaccccaaccagcaCACTGGGATGATGGCGATTCCTCCGACGATCAACGTGACTACCGCCAGGAGGCGGCACGCACCAAATACATACCCAGAGGCTACACCCCCGATAAATACCGCCCCGAAGACAATGGTGCAAGAGCCCACCCCATCATTATCTCGCCCCCTGATAGCGGCTACGGCGAAGGCAGTAGGATCTCACCCTCGGCCACTGTTGAGCCGAAGCCGATCTTGAAACAGAACCACGTCCGGTTCAACGATGGACCGAGGGACATCTCTCCCGGCTATTACACGGACCGCTCCCACCGCGAAAAGGGTCGACGCCGTTCTGAGCGGGACAACCAAGACCGAGATGGCAGAGCCAGGGATAACCGGTCCGGTGATCGGGACAGTCGAGCTCGCGAGCAGCGTGaacgggagcgggagcgggaacGGGAACGAGAACGTGAAAGAGAGAAGGACCGGCCTCGCAGGGGTAGTTCCCGCGacagggagagggagagggaacgCGAGCGGGAACGAGaccgggagcgggagcgcCGCAGCCGCCAATACACCGACAGGGACAGAGATAGGGATCGGTACAGCCGAGAGAACAGTAATGGCAACCGGTACAGAGACAGGTCGAGGGAAGATGATAGGTCGGCTCTGAGGAAGAGCCACTGGAAGGAGACGGCGGGGGCgattggggtgggaggggcggCTGCTACGCTGCTGAGTGTTTTGACGGATGCTGTTCAGTATTTGTGA